The DNA region GCCGTCGCGGTCACAGGTCTGCAGCCACGGATCGACGAAATAGCTGTGGTTGGCCACCGCGAACTGGTTGGCCGCAGCCCACATCAGCCCGCACACGACGGCCTCGGGGAAGACGAACCCGGCGTCGTCGACCACCTTCACCGACGCCAGCCGCACGCCCGGCGCCACGCCGGTGACACCGTGGCCGTCGTCGGCGGCCGCGATGACGCCCGCGACGTGGGTCCCGTGTGCCGAGGTCGTCGGCCGCCAGGCCGCAGGCGCCGGGTCGGCCTTGCCGGTCAGGCAGCCCGCCGACCGCGCCGGGTCGACCGCGGCGGAAAGTTCCGGATGGGTGGCGTCGATCCCCGAGTCGAGGACACCGACGACGACCGAGTCGCTACCCAGAGTCACCGCGTGCGCCTGGTCGGCGCGGATCATCGCCATGTCCGACTGCTCGGCGGTCCGGTCGGTTCGGGAGCGGTCGGACACCGCGGGGGGCTCGCTGAGCCGCTTGGACTTGCCGACCGCGGCCTTGGCGCTGAACACCCGGTCGCGGCCCATCAGGTTGGGGAAACGGCGGTCGCTGGACAGCACGACACCGACGCCGATCTGGGGGTGGTATGCCACCGTGGTCCCGCACTTGGACGAGGTCTCCGCCGTGGCGTCCACGGCCGGGGTCCAGGGCTCGAAAAGAACGACGAACCGCACGTCAGGGCCATGTTCACCGCAGTTGATGACGCCCGGCTCCAGCGGTACGGCGGCGGCCTGCCCGGCCCAGCCGAGCATGGTCGCGGCTACCGCGACACCAACCACTGTCGCCCTCGATCGGCGCGGCAGAGGCACTGGTTACCTCCGTTACGGCCCTCGGCTGCACAGGCCATTCGATGCGGACGGTAGCCACGACGGGTCCGCGAAACAACCTCGACGCTCGAATTGGCGCTGACGGTACGGTTCCATTCTGCCGGTTGAACCACCACCGGAAGAGAAAGCAGCCACCAGAAGGAGTAGTCCTGAGTCGCCAGGATCAGCCAAACCCCTCGGCCGCGGCGGTGCAGAAGCTGCGCCTGCGCTACGCCAAGCGGGGCAGGCTCCGTTTCACCTCGCACCGCGACGTGGCCCGCCAGTTCGAGCGTGCGCTGCGCCGGGCGGGCGTGCCGATGGCCTACTCCCAGGGGTTCAGCCCGCACCCGAAGATCTCGTGGATCGGCGCGGCGCCCACCGGCGTGGCCAGCGAGGCCGAGTACGTCGAGATCTCCGTGGTCGAGCGGGTCGACCCGGCCAAGCTGGCCGCCGCGCTCGACGCGGCCCTGCCGCCGGGCCTGGACGTGCTGGAGTCGGTCACGGCCGGACCGGGCGGGCTCGCCGAGCGGATGGAGGCCAGCCGCTGGCGGATCGAACTGGTCGGCGTCGCGACCGCGGACCTGCGCGCCGCGGTGACCAGTCTCATGGCCGCCGAGCACGTCGAGGTCGAGCGGCTCACCAAGGACGGGCGCAAGCTGATCGACGCCCGACCTGCGGTTATCGCCCTCGACGTGCTCGATTCCGCCGACGTTGATCGCGACTCGCCAGTAGGTGTGGGTATCGACATGTCAGCCGACACCCCGGCGTATGGGATACTGGTCGCGGTCGTCCGGCAGACAACACCAGCCGTGCGACCCGACGACGTACTGAGCGCGTTGCGCGTCGTCGCCGCCCTGGAACCGCCCGTGCCCGCGAAGGCGACGCGGATGGCCCAGGGACGGCTTGACGATGATGGCGTTCTGTCCGACCCGCTGGCCCTCGACAGGGCGGCGACAGCCGGATAGTCCG from Alloactinosynnema sp. L-07 includes:
- a CDS encoding TIGR03936 family radical SAM-associated protein, with the protein product MQKLRLRYAKRGRLRFTSHRDVARQFERALRRAGVPMAYSQGFSPHPKISWIGAAPTGVASEAEYVEISVVERVDPAKLAAALDAALPPGLDVLESVTAGPGGLAERMEASRWRIELVGVATADLRAAVTSLMAAEHVEVERLTKDGRKLIDARPAVIALDVLDSADVDRDSPVGVGIDMSADTPAYGILVAVVRQTTPAVRPDDVLSALRVVAALEPPVPAKATRMAQGRLDDDGVLSDPLALDRAATAG
- a CDS encoding S8 family serine peptidase, encoding MVGVAVAATMLGWAGQAAAVPLEPGVINCGEHGPDVRFVVLFEPWTPAVDATAETSSKCGTTVAYHPQIGVGVVLSSDRRFPNLMGRDRVFSAKAAVGKSKRLSEPPAVSDRSRTDRTAEQSDMAMIRADQAHAVTLGSDSVVVGVLDSGIDATHPELSAAVDPARSAGCLTGKADPAPAAWRPTTSAHGTHVAGVIAAADDGHGVTGVAPGVRLASVKVVDDAGFVFPEAVVCGLMWAAANQFAVANHSYFVDPWLQTCDRDGERVVAESVRRAVDYATRRGVLSVAAASNENIDLARPRGQAVGANGERRTLDASCKVLPAGLRGVVAVSAVGPDQLKTGYSAYGLGVIDVTAPGGAGDECVLSTVPGGYGRLCGTSMAAPHVTGVVALLAGRHPGASPQSLTRRLTTQAVAVACPGDYDLDDAGGQDAYCSGYAPYNSFYGHGLVDALAAVTS